The following are from one region of the Ignavibacteriota bacterium genome:
- a CDS encoding helix-turn-helix domain-containing protein, which translates to MRDKLFEELKKSVEQGGKILKGNRKPGREFIFENPDPKKIRERLGLSQNKFAKLLGISTSTLQNWEQGRRKPDGPAKVLLNVAAKYPNAVLNTVYNQ; encoded by the coding sequence ATGAGAGACAAATTATTTGAAGAATTGAAGAAAAGCGTTGAACAGGGTGGTAAAATCTTGAAGGGAAATAGAAAACCTGGAAGAGAATTTATTTTCGAGAATCCCGATCCAAAAAAGATCCGTGAAAGATTAGGTTTATCACAAAATAAATTTGCAAAGCTACTTGGCATTAGCACATCAACACTTCAGAATTGGGAACAAGGTAGGAGAAAACCCGATGGACCAGCAAAGGTTTTATTAAATGTTGCTGCAAAATATCCTAATGCAGTATTGAATACAGTTTATAATCAGTGA
- a CDS encoding winged helix-turn-helix domain-containing protein, with the protein MSNYVLFLNIWDYDENSAARTVDNFIVELRNKIENDPNHPQIILTVHGIGYKLVS; encoded by the coding sequence ATATCAAATTATGTATTATTCCTTAACATCTGGGATTATGATGAAAATTCTGCTGCACGCACAGTTGATAATTTTATTGTTGAGCTGAGGAACAAAATTGAAAATGATCCAAACCACCCGCAAATTATTTTAACTGTTCACGGGATTGGGTATAAGCTGGTGAGTTGA
- a CDS encoding carboxypeptidase-like regulatory domain-containing protein, translating into MIKFYLFIILSSLLLSSCASNSEAVLLYSGKLDVNLDDNSVIFGRVVAKDTNEPVINANIIIDSTLIGAAVDYNGNYKMSKIPPGIYNIKASCIGFDKAILFNIKIEKGHRYLIDFFLQKGSFGPLLNEKTGISL; encoded by the coding sequence ATGATCAAATTTTATTTATTCATAATATTATCAAGCTTATTATTATCGAGTTGTGCAAGTAATTCTGAAGCGGTTTTACTTTATTCTGGTAAACTTGATGTCAATCTTGATGATAACTCTGTAATATTTGGAAGGGTTGTTGCTAAAGACACTAACGAACCGGTTATTAATGCTAATATAATTATTGATTCAACTTTGATTGGAGCTGCAGTAGATTACAATGGAAATTATAAAATGTCAAAAATTCCACCTGGCATTTATAATATTAAAGCTTCTTGTATAGGATTTGATAAAGCAATATTGTTTAATATTAAAATTGAGAAAGGACATCGATATTTAATTGATTTCTTTTTACAAAAAGGATCATTTGGTCCTTTATTGAATGAGAAAACAGGAATATCTCTTTAA
- a CDS encoding HEAT repeat domain-containing protein, whose protein sequence is MLNKVKSRLSGKATKTFFTAVLLTAVLTSSGHTQLNSIKDITDHKYALENLIAGIHSENDGVRRNSIYFAGYYKILETEDALIDQLNNEKDPSTRILIALVLYELGSEEGLLEVKNLSLNDEDAKVRRMAVQIYNEYLVNSSGSTVFIAE, encoded by the coding sequence ATGTTGAACAAAGTGAAATCCCGTCTTTCGGGAAAAGCAACCAAAACTTTCTTCACCGCAGTTCTTCTGACAGCAGTTTTAACAAGCTCGGGGCATACGCAGTTAAATTCTATAAAAGACATCACTGATCATAAGTATGCATTAGAAAATCTTATAGCTGGTATTCATTCAGAAAATGATGGAGTAAGAAGAAATTCAATATACTTCGCTGGTTATTATAAAATACTTGAAACAGAAGATGCACTTATAGATCAGCTTAATAATGAAAAAGATCCAAGCACAAGAATATTAATTGCACTTGTTCTTTACGAATTGGGCAGCGAAGAAGGATTGCTCGAAGTAAAAAATCTTTCACTTAATGATGAGGATGCAAAGGTGCGAAGAATGGCTGTCCAGATCTATAATGAATATCTGGTTAATAGCTCAGGAAGTACAGTTTTCATCGCTGAGTAG
- a CDS encoding glycoside hydrolase, with protein MLNVERSEIPTFGKEKSRYAGKKITISFGILLLIIAGCKSGNDDQQEFDTKNFFSEMHKMVGANAKNYLDLEGNWRFSIGDDTAWSSPDFNDNNWEKIKVPAAWEDQGFHGYNGFAWYRKTFTVPKELVGSNFVLSAGLIDDVDQTFINGKLIGMSGGFPPQYATAYDAYREYYISKDFLKEGKNTIAIRVYDAQLGGGIVSGTVGLLAIQSNAGQTSFPDLDIDLRGKWKFNTGDISDWKNPGYDDKSWTEIFVPAFWETQGYKDYDGFAWYRLKFTLPEKYLNQKMVLMLGKIDDIDQVFINGTFVGSTGDWNFDVVPNSFNQNYEWEKNRGYYIPENILLPGKENVIAVRVYDGFIDGGIYKGPIGLITQNKYRKY; from the coding sequence ATGTTGAACGTTGAACGAAGTGAAATCCCGACTTTCGGGAAAGAGAAATCCCGCTATGCAGGGAAAAAAATTACTATCAGTTTTGGAATTCTTTTATTAATTATTGCCGGATGCAAATCAGGCAACGATGATCAACAAGAGTTTGATACTAAAAACTTTTTCAGTGAGATGCACAAAATGGTCGGAGCTAATGCAAAAAATTATTTAGATCTTGAAGGAAACTGGAGATTTTCGATTGGTGATGATACAGCCTGGTCTTCCCCTGATTTTAATGATAATAACTGGGAAAAAATTAAAGTACCCGCTGCATGGGAAGATCAGGGATTTCACGGTTACAACGGTTTTGCATGGTACAGGAAAACATTTACTGTCCCAAAAGAATTAGTTGGAAGTAATTTTGTGCTTAGTGCCGGACTTATTGATGATGTTGACCAGACTTTTATAAACGGAAAACTTATCGGAATGTCAGGAGGCTTTCCACCACAGTATGCAACTGCTTACGACGCATACCGCGAATATTATATTTCAAAAGATTTTCTGAAGGAAGGAAAAAACACAATCGCAATTCGTGTTTATGATGCGCAGCTTGGCGGAGGAATTGTGAGCGGCACTGTCGGACTGTTAGCAATTCAATCAAATGCAGGACAAACATCTTTTCCTGATCTCGATATCGATCTTAGAGGGAAGTGGAAATTTAATACAGGTGATATCAGTGATTGGAAAAATCCTGGCTATGATGATAAATCCTGGACGGAAATATTTGTCCCGGCTTTCTGGGAAACACAGGGCTACAAAGATTATGATGGCTTTGCATGGTACAGATTGAAATTCACATTACCGGAAAAATATCTGAATCAAAAAATGGTTTTAATGCTTGGGAAGATTGATGATATTGACCAGGTTTTTATTAATGGAACATTTGTTGGCTCAACCGGTGATTGGAATTTTGATGTTGTGCCTAATAGCTTCAATCAGAATTATGAATGGGAAAAGAATCGTGGATATTATATTCCTGAAAACATTTTACTCCCCGGGAAAGAAAATGTTATTGCTGTTCGTGTTTATGATGGATTTATTGACGGTGGAATTTATAAAGGTCCAATCGGATTGATCACACAAAATAAATATCGTAAATATTAG
- a CDS encoding phosphatase PAP2 family protein — MGQIKINYLLLLLVWIILAVIFGIYDLEISRQIVNQNSGWAKFLQDYGMIPGLLVILSGVFIYYSHIKSQTDFWSYLKQIFFFLVSAGLIFYLFDIFFENYTSSYFLLFAILSAVISLIIFIFIKKKQEVTNTIAIKFAKVVVEVALFGYVICIQVVKYFWGRVRFRELDSAFSQFTPWYLPQGITGFDSFPSGHAAMGWILLPILILFSNKKVWIKNLVFIFIFFWAVALALSRVVIGAHYASDVLFGSFFIIMTFLMFSKNRFDNARS, encoded by the coding sequence ATGGGACAAATTAAAATTAATTATTTGCTGCTGTTGCTTGTTTGGATAATTCTCGCTGTAATTTTTGGGATTTATGATCTGGAAATATCAAGACAAATTGTAAATCAAAATTCAGGATGGGCAAAATTTCTTCAGGATTATGGTATGATTCCTGGATTATTAGTCATACTTTCCGGAGTTTTTATTTACTACTCGCATATAAAATCACAAACTGATTTTTGGTCTTATCTCAAACAAATTTTTTTCTTCCTGGTTAGTGCTGGTCTGATCTTTTATTTATTTGATATTTTTTTTGAAAACTACACATCATCATATTTTCTTTTGTTTGCAATATTATCAGCAGTAATAAGCCTGATTATCTTTATTTTCATTAAAAAGAAACAAGAAGTAACGAACACTATCGCAATAAAATTCGCTAAAGTCGTAGTCGAGGTTGCATTGTTTGGATATGTTATTTGTATTCAGGTTGTAAAATATTTTTGGGGAAGAGTCCGATTCAGAGAACTCGACTCAGCATTTTCACAATTTACTCCGTGGTATTTGCCTCAGGGAATTACAGGATTTGATTCTTTTCCATCCGGTCATGCAGCAATGGGTTGGATACTATTACCAATCCTAATATTATTTTCAAATAAAAAAGTTTGGATTAAAAACTTAGTGTTTATTTTTATTTTCTTTTGGGCAGTTGCTCTAGCTTTGAGCAGAGTTGTTATTGGTGCACATTATGCTTCTGATGTTTTGTTTGGATCGTTTTTTATTATTATGACTTTTTTAATGTTTAGTAAAAATCGTTTTGATAACGCTCGGAGTTAA
- the gnd gene encoding decarboxylating 6-phosphogluconate dehydrogenase: protein MKIGFIGLGKMGLNMVHRLLNDKHQIVVYNKSKEPIKEAEKLGAVVANSVEELIGKLEGRKVIWLMVPSGKPVDENIDAILPHLKKDDIIIDGGNSYFKESQQRAKLCSQKGINYIDCGTSGGVWGLKEGYCLMYGGNKNAVDFCEPIFKTLAPENGYLYCGESGAGHFVKMVHNGIEYGMMQAYAEGFEILEKSEFNIDLKAVSNVWQYGSVVRSWLLELAHLALTDDPKLEKIKGFVQDSGEGRWTVQTAIDLGVPAHIITSSLFNRFQSRQDDSFAMKMLAALRNEFGGHAVKKN, encoded by the coding sequence GTGAAGATTGGATTTATCGGACTTGGCAAAATGGGATTGAATATGGTTCACAGACTTTTAAATGATAAACATCAGATTGTAGTTTATAATAAATCAAAAGAACCAATAAAAGAAGCAGAAAAACTCGGTGCTGTTGTCGCAAACTCTGTGGAAGAACTTATTGGAAAACTTGAAGGAAGAAAAGTAATCTGGCTGATGGTTCCTTCAGGTAAACCCGTTGATGAAAATATAGATGCAATTCTTCCTCATTTAAAGAAAGATGATATAATTATTGATGGAGGAAATTCGTATTTCAAAGAATCACAGCAAAGAGCAAAACTCTGTTCCCAGAAAGGAATTAATTATATAGATTGCGGAACAAGCGGAGGAGTTTGGGGATTGAAAGAAGGTTATTGTCTGATGTATGGCGGAAATAAAAATGCGGTTGATTTCTGTGAACCGATATTCAAAACTCTCGCACCTGAAAATGGTTATTTATATTGCGGCGAATCCGGCGCAGGACATTTCGTGAAAATGGTCCACAATGGAATTGAGTATGGAATGATGCAGGCTTATGCAGAAGGATTTGAGATACTTGAAAAATCAGAATTTAATATTGACTTGAAAGCAGTTTCTAATGTATGGCAGTATGGAAGTGTTGTTCGTTCCTGGCTTCTTGAACTTGCACACCTGGCATTAACAGATGATCCAAAACTTGAAAAGATTAAAGGATTTGTCCAAGACAGCGGTGAAGGCAGATGGACAGTTCAAACAGCAATTGATCTTGGTGTACCTGCTCACATCATTACTTCATCCCTGTTCAATAGATTTCAATCGCGACAGGATGATTCATTTGCGATGAAGATGCTGGCAGCACTACGGAATGAATTCGGCGGGCATGCTGTTAAAAAAAATTAA
- the zwf gene encoding glucose-6-phosphate dehydrogenase: MRIPENHILVIFGASGDLAYRKLIPAIYNLHKQKLLPEKFEVLGASRTELSDESFRKKMKEGIKLFSNYKDDNEETLNNFLKQLFYIKLDTDKHEDFKKLKSHLEKLFEDKQINGNTIYYLSTPPSLYGVIPTLLGEVGLNNHSNGNWKKLIVEKPFGYDLDSAQELNKKLSKYFKEDQIYRIDHYLGKETVQNILVTRFSNGVFEPLWNRNYVDHVEITSVENIGIENRGGYYDSSGALRDMVQNHLLQLTGLIAMEPPSSFDSNAIRNEMVKVFQSLRPFSSKDIQKNSIRGQYTAATIKGKKVPGYREELNVNKDSRTESYVAIKLFIDNWRWGGVPFYIRTGKRMPTKVTEVVIHFKQTPHFLFSNQDQVNSCNQLVLRIQPDEGMIFKIGMKVPGQGFNIQTVNLDFHYADLSNTYLPTAYERLLHDCMIGDSTLYQRADAVEAAWKFVDPILKAWESDDKIPLYGYPAGTWGPEKADEMIEGKNMTWRHPCKNISGDGIYCEL, from the coding sequence ATGAGAATACCTGAAAATCACATATTGGTAATATTCGGCGCTTCGGGAGATCTGGCGTACAGAAAATTAATTCCTGCAATTTATAATCTTCACAAGCAGAAACTCCTGCCTGAAAAATTTGAAGTGCTCGGTGCAAGTCGCACTGAACTATCTGATGAATCATTTAGAAAAAAAATGAAGGAAGGGATAAAACTATTTTCAAATTATAAAGATGATAATGAAGAAACATTAAATAATTTTCTGAAACAGCTTTTCTATATTAAACTTGATACTGATAAGCATGAAGACTTCAAAAAACTGAAATCTCATCTTGAAAAACTATTTGAAGATAAGCAAATAAACGGCAATACAATTTATTATCTCTCAACTCCGCCAAGTCTTTATGGAGTAATTCCAACTCTTCTCGGTGAAGTAGGTTTAAATAATCATAGCAACGGAAACTGGAAAAAACTTATTGTTGAAAAACCTTTTGGTTATGATCTTGATTCGGCACAGGAATTAAATAAAAAGTTGTCAAAATATTTTAAAGAAGATCAGATTTACAGAATAGATCATTATCTCGGGAAAGAAACTGTCCAGAACATTTTAGTAACTCGTTTTTCAAATGGAGTGTTTGAACCGCTTTGGAACAGGAATTATGTTGATCATGTTGAAATCACTTCAGTAGAAAATATTGGCATTGAAAACCGTGGTGGATATTATGATTCTTCAGGTGCATTAAGAGATATGGTTCAGAATCATCTTCTTCAACTAACAGGATTGATTGCTATGGAACCTCCATCTTCTTTCGATTCAAATGCTATCAGAAATGAAATGGTAAAAGTTTTTCAATCATTAAGACCATTTAGCAGCAAAGACATCCAGAAGAATTCAATCAGAGGTCAATATACAGCAGCCACTATCAAAGGGAAAAAAGTTCCCGGTTATCGTGAAGAGTTAAATGTGAATAAAGATTCACGGACTGAGTCGTACGTCGCAATAAAATTATTTATTGATAACTGGCGTTGGGGCGGAGTTCCGTTTTATATCCGCACCGGTAAAAGAATGCCGACAAAAGTAACTGAAGTTGTAATTCATTTTAAACAGACACCTCATTTTCTTTTTTCAAATCAGGATCAGGTTAACTCCTGTAATCAGCTTGTGCTTCGCATTCAACCGGATGAGGGTATGATATTTAAAATCGGGATGAAAGTTCCTGGTCAGGGATTTAATATTCAAACAGTCAATCTTGATTTTCATTACGCAGATCTTTCAAATACATATTTGCCAACAGCTTATGAAAGACTTCTTCACGATTGTATGATTGGTGATTCAACACTTTACCAGCGTGCTGATGCGGTGGAAGCAGCCTGGAAATTTGTTGATCCTATTTTGAAAGCCTGGGAAAGTGATGACAAGATTCCTCTTTATGGATATCCGGCAGGAACCTGGGGTCCTGAAAAAGCTGATGAAATGATTGAAGGAAAAAATATGACCTGGCGTCATCCGTGCAAAAATATTTCAGGGGATGGAATTTATTGCGAGCTTTAG
- the pgl gene encoding 6-phosphogluconolactonase translates to MLRVFKNKEELSSEFCNELQWISVNKKKIFIALSGGNTPKIIYDKLAKNYKDSIDWSRVHLFWSDERCVPPDDAESNYGMTKKYLLDHIEIPEENVHRIKGENEPEAEAKRYSDEIVNKVTIANGLPKFDLVMLGLGEDGHTASIFLDQMHLLKSKNICDVAIHPSSKQKRITITGKVINNSGRVIFLVTGKNKAGIIKKVIEEKKQICPAEFINPVSGELLYFLDAEASLQLNSDESGQMKNY, encoded by the coding sequence ATGTTAAGAGTTTTTAAGAACAAAGAAGAATTATCATCTGAATTTTGTAATGAATTGCAGTGGATCAGTGTTAATAAAAAGAAGATATTCATAGCTCTTTCAGGCGGGAACACTCCTAAGATCATTTACGATAAACTTGCAAAAAACTATAAAGATAGTATTGACTGGTCGCGGGTTCATCTCTTCTGGAGTGATGAAAGATGTGTGCCTCCTGATGATGCTGAAAGTAATTATGGAATGACAAAAAAATATCTTCTTGATCACATTGAAATTCCGGAAGAAAATGTTCATCGGATTAAAGGAGAAAATGAACCAGAAGCTGAAGCGAAAAGATATTCTGACGAAATAGTAAATAAAGTCACCATTGCTAATGGTCTTCCCAAATTCGATCTTGTGATGCTGGGTTTAGGTGAAGATGGACATACAGCTTCAATTTTTCTTGATCAGATGCATTTGCTCAAATCGAAAAATATTTGTGATGTTGCAATTCATCCTTCATCCAAACAAAAAAGAATAACAATTACTGGTAAAGTGATAAACAATTCAGGAAGAGTTATTTTTTTAGTAACAGGAAAAAATAAAGCTGGTATCATAAAAAAAGTTATTGAAGAGAAAAAACAGATTTGTCCGGCTGAATTTATCAATCCTGTTAGTGGTGAATTATTGTATTTTTTAGATGCTGAAGCTTCATTACAATTGAATTCAGATGAGTCCGGTCAAATGAAAAATTATTAA
- the tal gene encoding transaldolase gives MTKLNQLEKLGQSVWLDYIGRKLLTSGDLIKLREMGVRGMTSNPTIFDKAISKSSDYDEDIRTLMLKGFSVEDILEKLTLKDIGIAADEMRKVYNETDGDDGYISIEVNPLLANNTEETIRQAKHLFKELGRPNIMIKIPGTDAGMPAITETLASGINVNITLIFSTDSYRKVVEAFMAGLEKYDAAGGDIRRHASVASFFVSRVDTAVDKELEAKGNKDLLGKIAVANSKIAFEISEEMFSSERWENLAAKGARKQKLLWASSSTKNPNYSDVLYIDELIGNDTINTMTIDSINAFIDHGKVELTLNKGIGEAKSQLKKLKELGIDLNKITDTLLNDGVKAFSHSFESLLESLKQKVKKFKAEVSV, from the coding sequence ATGACTAAGTTAAATCAATTAGAAAAACTGGGGCAATCAGTCTGGCTTGATTACATTGGCAGAAAACTTTTAACAAGCGGTGATCTGATAAAGCTGAGAGAAATGGGTGTAAGAGGGATGACTTCAAATCCTACAATATTTGATAAGGCAATCTCAAAAAGTTCTGACTATGATGAAGATATAAGAACGCTAATGTTGAAAGGATTCTCAGTTGAAGATATTCTGGAAAAGCTTACTTTGAAAGATATCGGGATTGCAGCCGATGAGATGCGAAAAGTTTATAATGAAACGGACGGAGACGATGGTTATATCAGTATTGAAGTCAATCCGCTTCTCGCAAATAATACTGAAGAAACGATCAGGCAGGCGAAGCATCTTTTCAAAGAATTAGGCAGACCAAATATTATGATAAAGATTCCCGGAACAGACGCAGGTATGCCTGCAATAACTGAAACACTTGCTTCAGGAATTAATGTTAACATAACATTAATATTTAGCACTGATAGCTATCGGAAAGTTGTTGAAGCATTTATGGCTGGTCTGGAAAAATACGATGCTGCTGGCGGCGATATTCGCAGACATGCATCAGTTGCTTCGTTCTTTGTGAGCCGTGTTGATACTGCTGTAGATAAAGAACTTGAAGCAAAAGGTAATAAAGATCTTTTAGGAAAAATTGCTGTTGCAAATTCAAAAATAGCTTTTGAAATTTCGGAGGAGATGTTCAGCAGTGAACGTTGGGAAAACCTTGCAGCAAAAGGTGCCCGAAAACAAAAACTACTTTGGGCCAGCAGCAGCACCAAAAATCCGAACTATTCTGATGTACTTTATATTGACGAGTTAATAGGAAACGATACTATAAATACAATGACAATCGATTCTATAAATGCATTTATTGATCATGGTAAAGTTGAACTTACTTTAAATAAAGGAATTGGTGAAGCGAAATCTCAACTGAAAAAATTAAAAGAACTCGGAATAGATTTGAATAAAATAACGGATACGCTTTTAAATGATGGTGTGAAAGCTTTTTCTCATTCATTTGAATCACTGCTCGAAAGTTTGAAGCAGAAAGTGAAAAAGTTTAAAGCTGAGGTCAGTGTATGA
- a CDS encoding glucose-6-phosphate isomerase, producing the protein MKYDLGLYSGVVKEKIEQLNSERIIERIWEKDFTVWGNEPTEISNRLGWLDCSEVTKESFAEIKSFVDDVRKEGFTDALLMGMGGSSLAPEVFRLTFEVKKDYLDLHVLDSTHPEAISEFEKKLHPGKTLYIVSTKSGGTVETMSFMKYFFNTVSKKLGKEKVSKHFIAITDPGSGLEEIAKKLKFRKIFLNDPDIGGRFSALSLFGIVPAALVGVDIEKLFDELLNMENESKLIAVEKNSSAVLGIILGSLANATVDKVTIITSPKIQHLGGWLEQLIAESTGKNGKGILPVDLEPSASVNSYGKDRIFVYLKIEGDNEFDDRINKLKKAGFPTIEFSMNNIYQLGAEFFRWEFAISVAGHLIGIQPFDQPNVESAKIIARTMVKEFQENGKLPELKNEMSQQSISSFLSTTKSGQNYMAIQAYIKPDKKSWQQLQSLRLKILEKYKVATTLGYGPRYLHSTGQLHKGDSGNGFFIQFISEIQNDLPIPDEAGSNRSSISFGTLIKAQALGDRQVLIDNKRKVLTINLGKDIIESVSKIVV; encoded by the coding sequence ATGAAGTATGATCTTGGTCTGTATTCCGGTGTAGTTAAAGAAAAAATTGAACAGCTAAACAGTGAACGAATAATAGAAAGAATATGGGAAAAAGATTTTACTGTTTGGGGAAACGAACCAACTGAGATATCGAATCGGCTTGGCTGGCTCGATTGCAGTGAAGTTACAAAAGAATCTTTTGCCGAGATTAAATCCTTTGTTGATGATGTACGGAAAGAAGGATTCACCGATGCACTTTTGATGGGAATGGGTGGATCGAGTTTGGCTCCTGAAGTTTTTCGATTAACCTTCGAAGTTAAAAAAGATTATCTTGATCTTCATGTTTTAGACAGCACACACCCGGAAGCAATTTCCGAATTCGAAAAAAAACTTCATCCCGGGAAAACATTATATATTGTTTCAACAAAATCAGGCGGAACGGTTGAGACAATGTCCTTTATGAAATATTTTTTTAACACCGTATCAAAGAAACTCGGTAAAGAAAAAGTTTCTAAACACTTTATTGCAATAACTGATCCTGGAAGCGGATTAGAGGAAATTGCAAAGAAATTGAAATTCAGAAAAATATTTTTAAACGATCCTGATATCGGTGGAAGATTTTCAGCGCTTTCACTTTTCGGAATAGTTCCGGCAGCATTAGTCGGTGTTGATATTGAAAAGTTATTTGATGAATTATTAAATATGGAAAATGAAAGTAAGCTTATAGCCGTAGAAAAAAATTCGAGCGCAGTACTCGGCATAATTCTCGGTTCGCTTGCCAATGCAACCGTTGATAAAGTTACAATCATTACTTCACCGAAGATACAGCATCTTGGTGGCTGGCTTGAACAATTAATTGCTGAAAGCACAGGAAAAAACGGTAAAGGGATACTGCCTGTAGATCTTGAACCATCTGCTTCAGTTAACAGTTACGGCAAAGACAGAATATTTGTTTATTTAAAAATTGAAGGTGACAATGAATTCGATGATAGAATAAATAAATTAAAAAAAGCCGGCTTTCCTACAATTGAATTTTCGATGAATAATATTTATCAACTTGGTGCTGAATTTTTCAGATGGGAATTTGCAATTTCTGTTGCAGGACATTTGATCGGGATCCAGCCTTTTGATCAGCCAAATGTTGAGTCAGCTAAAATAATCGCAAGAACAATGGTAAAAGAATTTCAGGAAAATGGAAAACTTCCTGAGTTGAAAAATGAAATGTCTCAACAATCCATTTCATCATTCCTTTCAACTACAAAAAGCGGTCAAAATTATATGGCTATTCAGGCTTATATAAAACCTGATAAAAAAAGCTGGCAGCAGCTTCAATCATTAAGATTAAAAATTTTAGAGAAATATAAAGTTGCTACAACTCTTGGTTATGGTCCAAGATATCTTCATTCAACTGGTCAGTTGCATAAAGGAGATTCTGGAAACGGATTTTTCATTCAGTTTATTTCTGAAATTCAAAATGATTTACCAATACCGGATGAAGCCGGAAGCAATCGTTCTTCAATTTCTTTCGGAACATTGATTAAAGCTCAGGCACTGGGAGACAGACAGGTATTAATCGATAATAAAAGAAAAGTTCTAACGATTAACCTTGGTAAAGATATTATTGAGTCAGTATCGAAGATAGTAGTTTAA